The Candidatus Thorarchaeota archaeon genome includes a window with the following:
- the rpl12p gene encoding 50S ribosomal protein P1, translated as MEYVYAALLLHKAGKKIDSENMEAVLSAADVEADQGRIKALIAALEGVDIEDALKSAAMPAAPAAGAGEGPTEEPAEEEEEEEEEEEDEDEATEGLGSLFG; from the coding sequence ATGGAATATGTATACGCAGCACTACTGCTTCACAAAGCAGGCAAAAAGATAGATTCAGAGAACATGGAGGCCGTCCTTAGTGCGGCTGACGTAGAAGCTGACCAGGGTAGAATTAAAGCCCTGATTGCAGCTCTCGAGGGTGTCGATATTGAAGATGCACTGAAGAGTGCAGCAATGCCAGCTGCACCTGCTGCAGGTGCTGGCGAAGGCCCAACTGAAGAGCCTGCTGAAGAAGAGGAAGAAGAGGAAGAGGAAGAAGAAGACGAAGATGAAGCTACTGAAGGATTGGGCAGCCTATTTGGCTAG
- a CDS encoding histone deacetylase family protein translates to MAESYDRTPAGAPGRLDTAVEILSNSENYEFVEPKPATKKQIRYAHDPTHVENVVKEGYGDSNGVVYQLAALAAGGAIKAGHIAAEGDLSFALVRPPGHHASRRGYWGFCYFNNVAISLLDLREKGIIDSAFILDFDLHTGDGTINILGNDDAFVILNPRSKGDEVYLSEVKEAFSNSPSVDIIVASAGFDQYEEDWGGNLSTEAFHELGHLMSEFAREKCKGRRYGVLEGGYNHEDLGLNVDAFCRGLMTN, encoded by the coding sequence ATGGCGGAATCCTACGATAGAACACCAGCAGGGGCACCTGGAAGATTAGACACGGCAGTGGAGATTCTCAGCAATAGTGAGAATTACGAATTCGTGGAACCGAAGCCTGCAACGAAGAAACAAATACGGTATGCACATGACCCAACTCATGTCGAGAATGTAGTGAAGGAAGGCTATGGGGATTCCAACGGGGTGGTGTATCAACTCGCGGCACTGGCCGCGGGAGGAGCAATTAAAGCTGGACATATCGCAGCAGAAGGCGATCTCTCATTTGCTCTTGTTAGGCCACCTGGTCATCATGCTTCACGACGGGGATATTGGGGCTTCTGCTACTTCAACAATGTAGCAATATCATTGTTGGATTTGAGGGAGAAGGGAATCATAGACTCAGCATTCATTCTCGACTTCGATCTCCACACGGGGGATGGCACCATCAATATTCTTGGAAATGATGATGCTTTTGTGATACTCAATCCTAGAAGCAAAGGAGATGAGGTTTATCTTTCCGAAGTGAAAGAAGCATTCTCAAACAGTCCCTCCGTTGATATAATCGTTGCTTCTGCAGGCTTCGACCAGTACGAAGAGGACTGGGGTGGGAATCTATCAACCGAGGCTTTTCACGAACTCGGACATCTTATGAGTGAGTTCGCGAGGGAAAAATGCAAAGGGCGTCGATATGGAGTGCTCGAAGGGGGTTACAACCATGAAGACCTCGGACTCAATGTTGATGCGTTCTGTAGAGGATTGATGACGAACTAG
- a CDS encoding radical SAM protein has product MGVPPYLATYPRYVAGAIWRQFSDTDIVYQTIDDIRNNQKNLVKKWASADLLILIAGMIVPGKYLGGNPISVREAKKIFSSTLIATVPKMLVGPWARFGCGLEGGKRALSPDALSPPFDCIVDGDVEVVLDEYLTGNNHPKDLECSLERDSYEKFEESVIKGTRIVNQHPDHSKNHLICEIETYSGCPRYLTGGCSFCIESLQGPPRQRSVDAILREVESLYQQGVRAFRIGNQPDLFTYGSEEMGIEEFPTPCPHTIERLFSGIRSVAPDLEVLHIDNVNPGTIAHHPEESKEVAEIIVKYHTPGDVAAFGVESFDPKVVKENNLKASGEEIIRAIRILNEVGAERVGRGLPHLLPGINLLYGLPGETTRTIKYNMDYLHRILQEGLMLRRINIRQVIHVPGTRACGMGETRLEHHEFYCHKTEVRERIDLPMIQRIAPQGTVIRSAFVEAQRGKNLLLRPLGAYPLLCHMPNGRHYTHQMDLVVVDHGPRSLTVLPYPINPKEMSLRQWRAIPGIGSKRAARLKIASGSKTEKSLQESVGIELPEWLVNSLSTMDFSL; this is encoded by the coding sequence TTGGGTGTTCCACCTTACCTAGCAACCTATCCCCGATACGTAGCAGGTGCCATCTGGAGGCAATTCTCTGACACGGATATTGTCTATCAGACCATCGATGATATACGAAATAATCAGAAAAATCTTGTGAAGAAATGGGCATCAGCTGACCTGCTCATTCTCATTGCTGGTATGATTGTTCCTGGCAAGTATCTTGGTGGAAACCCGATATCGGTTCGAGAAGCAAAGAAGATTTTCTCTTCAACGTTAATAGCAACTGTGCCGAAAATGTTGGTTGGTCCTTGGGCAAGATTCGGCTGTGGTCTTGAGGGCGGAAAACGGGCGCTGAGCCCTGATGCTCTTTCTCCTCCCTTTGATTGTATAGTCGATGGCGATGTGGAGGTAGTCTTGGATGAGTACCTTACAGGAAACAATCATCCAAAGGACCTAGAATGCTCATTGGAGCGAGACAGCTATGAGAAATTCGAGGAATCCGTAATCAAAGGAACACGCATCGTAAACCAGCATCCAGATCATTCGAAGAATCATCTAATTTGTGAAATTGAAACCTATTCGGGCTGCCCCAGATACCTGACTGGTGGGTGCTCATTTTGTATTGAATCCCTACAAGGACCACCTCGACAGCGATCAGTGGATGCAATACTACGAGAAGTTGAATCCTTATATCAACAGGGTGTTCGTGCTTTTCGTATAGGAAACCAACCCGATCTTTTCACATATGGCTCCGAGGAGATGGGCATAGAAGAATTCCCAACTCCGTGTCCACATACGATTGAGCGTCTTTTCTCCGGAATCCGGTCGGTAGCCCCGGATTTGGAGGTACTTCATATTGACAATGTGAACCCGGGTACAATAGCTCATCATCCTGAAGAAAGCAAAGAAGTTGCGGAAATCATCGTGAAATATCATACCCCAGGAGATGTGGCTGCGTTCGGTGTCGAATCTTTTGATCCAAAGGTTGTCAAGGAAAACAACCTCAAGGCTTCGGGTGAAGAAATCATCCGGGCTATCCGGATACTCAATGAAGTTGGTGCCGAACGAGTAGGTCGTGGTTTACCACATCTGCTACCTGGAATTAACCTGTTATATGGTCTTCCAGGCGAGACCACTCGAACTATCAAGTACAATATGGATTATCTCCATAGGATACTGCAGGAAGGTCTGATGCTTCGAAGAATCAATATCCGTCAAGTGATTCACGTCCCCGGTACCCGGGCATGTGGTATGGGCGAAACCAGGTTAGAGCATCATGAATTCTACTGTCATAAAACCGAGGTTCGTGAACGAATCGACCTTCCTATGATTCAGCGAATTGCACCACAAGGCACAGTCATCCGATCTGCTTTTGTTGAGGCCCAACGCGGGAAGAATCTACTGCTACGGCCCCTTGGAGCGTATCCATTATTATGCCATATGCCGAATGGACGCCATTATACTCACCAAATGGACCTCGTAGTGGTTGATCATGGACCCAGAAGCCTTACGGTCCTTCCATATCCTATCAATCCCAAAGAAATGAGTTTGAGGCAGTGGCGCGCTATTCCCGGGATTGGTTCCAAACGAGCTGCTCGCCTCAAGATAGCCTCGGGTTCAAAGACAGAAAAAAGCCTCCAAGAATCCGTGGGTATTGAGCTGCCAGAGTGGTTGGTAAATTCCTTATCAACGATGGACTTCTCACTTTGA
- the thiL gene encoding thiamine-phosphate kinase has product MESEDIGEREFLSQIKYLVRKIPGSRLDFDDDASDIPLNENESIVINVDTFVTSTDKLPGMSYAQSGRKTAVMTLSDLAAKGASPRGMLLSACVGNDSETESMHECIRGFSQYCLKSDVPFLGGDLGYSKEIVLTGVGIGTASPPRIVTRSDAQPGDIIAVTDTFGLSSVAFKVLLEGYSAEEKLRNQAIKAAYKPDIHLHIVSELSKVSLVHSSMDSSDGLGITLNTLSEQSGSLFLIDELPVAAGVEKFAKKHNLDLIGVVMQGGEEFSLALTIPTEGWDDAVAIAKRKHTKLMPIGHVEEGSGVRYVGDSHERAIPAKGYDVLKKG; this is encoded by the coding sequence ATGGAAAGCGAGGATATAGGTGAACGGGAATTCCTGTCACAAATTAAGTATCTCGTACGAAAGATTCCCGGATCACGACTTGATTTCGACGATGATGCATCGGATATCCCCCTGAATGAAAACGAGAGCATAGTCATCAATGTAGACACCTTCGTAACAAGTACTGACAAGCTTCCAGGGATGAGTTATGCACAATCTGGAAGAAAGACAGCAGTGATGACACTCAGTGATTTGGCTGCCAAAGGTGCCTCTCCCCGTGGAATGCTTCTGTCCGCATGTGTTGGAAATGATTCCGAAACCGAATCCATGCATGAGTGTATCCGCGGATTCTCACAGTATTGTCTCAAGTCTGATGTGCCGTTTCTTGGAGGCGATTTGGGCTATTCAAAGGAGATTGTTCTAACAGGTGTTGGTATTGGAACTGCCTCACCACCACGAATCGTGACGAGAAGTGACGCACAACCCGGTGATATCATAGCGGTTACTGACACATTCGGCTTGAGTTCTGTTGCTTTCAAAGTATTATTAGAGGGTTATTCTGCCGAAGAGAAACTACGGAATCAGGCTATTAAGGCGGCATACAAGCCAGATATTCACCTTCACATAGTTTCGGAGCTTTCCAAAGTTTCCTTGGTCCACTCTTCTATGGACAGCAGTGATGGTCTTGGTATCACCTTAAATACCCTCTCGGAACAAAGCGGTTCTCTCTTTTTGATAGATGAATTGCCTGTTGCTGCTGGTGTCGAGAAATTTGCGAAGAAACACAATCTTGATCTCATTGGTGTTGTCATGCAGGGCGGTGAGGAATTCAGTCTTGCGCTCACAATCCCAACAGAAGGGTGGGATGACGCAGTTGCAATCGCAAAACGAAAGCATACGAAACTGATGCCTATTGGTCATGTCGAAGAAGGTTCAGGAGTTAGATATGTGGGTGACTCTCATGAAAGAGCGATTCCCGCAAAAGGCTATGATGTTTTGAAGAAGGGGTGA
- a CDS encoding Gfo/Idh/MocA family oxidoreductase, translated as MKAPQIGIVGAGNMGQIHARVLHNVRALSAVADIDKDKAAQIASKYGVDAFESYEAMIESKQVDGVIISTPTSTHAEIAQAIAEKYDKVRGILIEKPLASTLEDAKRVAKVLKEKGIGVVVSHSEIYNPVVDRALDLINNGTIGDPRTIIHDRRGHVQPSRIPSLGDVFQDIGVHDFDIMARISHGRGTLYAQGHKKEGVFNSATVMIEFENGTEHVFHLSRQYAGRRRSMDVSGEKGNLILDLFGQIIKLQDLDEEPSADSQTIHLPERGATIKVYGEPVQEVINDFLGSIETGKAPRVGLDDGVAALKIVEAARESANTGKIVDLNIDPR; from the coding sequence ATGAAAGCTCCACAGATTGGAATCGTTGGCGCTGGCAACATGGGCCAGATACATGCGAGAGTGCTACACAACGTACGCGCTCTTTCTGCGGTTGCTGATATTGATAAAGACAAGGCGGCACAGATTGCCAGCAAATATGGCGTCGATGCCTTCGAAAGCTATGAAGCAATGATAGAAAGTAAACAGGTTGACGGAGTCATAATCTCAACTCCAACGTCTACTCATGCTGAGATAGCACAAGCAATAGCCGAGAAATATGATAAGGTTAGGGGAATCCTGATTGAAAAACCGCTGGCCAGCACCCTTGAGGATGCAAAAAGAGTGGCAAAGGTTCTAAAAGAAAAGGGGATAGGAGTTGTCGTCTCACATTCTGAAATTTACAATCCTGTGGTTGATAGAGCACTTGATTTGATTAACAATGGGACTATTGGAGATCCCAGAACTATCATTCATGATCGAAGAGGTCATGTCCAACCAAGTAGGATTCCATCACTTGGTGATGTGTTTCAAGATATCGGAGTGCATGATTTCGATATAATGGCCCGGATTAGTCATGGCAGAGGAACCCTGTATGCGCAGGGTCATAAGAAGGAGGGTGTGTTCAATTCTGCAACAGTCATGATTGAATTCGAAAACGGTACGGAGCATGTATTCCATCTTTCACGTCAGTATGCAGGCAGAAGGCGAAGCATGGATGTTTCGGGGGAAAAAGGGAATCTTATCCTCGATTTGTTTGGTCAGATAATCAAGTTGCAGGATCTGGACGAAGAGCCCTCGGCCGATAGCCAGACGATTCATCTACCAGAAAGGGGTGCCACAATCAAGGTCTACGGTGAACCAGTGCAAGAGGTCATAAATGATTTTCTTGGCAGTATAGAAACCGGAAAAGCACCACGAGTGGGCCTTGATGATGGTGTTGCAGCCCTGAAAATTGTAGAAGCGGCAAGAGAAAGCGCAAATACGGGTAAGATAGTGGATCTCAATATTGATCCGAGGTAA
- a CDS encoding tRNA (N(6)-L-threonylcarbamoyladenosine(37)-C(2))-methylthiotransferase, protein MQLDVKYYIETYGCSLNDADSDVIAGVLNSMGAQQVFNQEDAEVIIVNTCGVKEPTEDRIIHRLKELSQIGTPVIATGCLPKISLKRIKRAIPNFAAIHTPQSIHSIPFSLRAIMDGKRGIVKLGSSKDTPKIDSLCLPPNSVICTIPICEGCLGNCAYCAVKFARGHVRSYSIEKIVKLAQKCIKRGYCEIRLTSQDSGVYGHDRGTNLLQLLQKLDTLSGNHRFRLGMFNPNLVSLFLDDMTRVMASDHYFNFFHMPLQSGSNEVLARMNRRYTVEEWGNAVERIRKQIPLATIATDVIAGFPGETDNDFHDTLAALKQYRPALVNISKYGDRPNTKASMSDQKVDTQVKKQRSRKLTNLVARLNLANHRAWVDWTGPVIVTQYGSKGGLMGRNPSYVPVILHNENIDIGETVKVKITKAHRTYLSGNVITSDQY, encoded by the coding sequence TTGCAACTGGACGTGAAATACTACATTGAAACTTACGGTTGCTCTCTTAATGATGCTGATTCCGATGTAATAGCGGGAGTTCTTAACAGCATGGGGGCACAACAAGTCTTCAATCAAGAAGATGCCGAAGTGATAATTGTCAACACCTGTGGCGTCAAGGAGCCAACTGAGGACCGAATTATCCATCGGCTGAAAGAACTTTCTCAGATTGGCACACCTGTCATCGCAACAGGTTGTCTTCCCAAAATCTCCTTGAAGAGAATCAAACGAGCAATTCCAAATTTTGCGGCGATACATACTCCTCAGTCGATTCATTCCATACCTTTCTCCCTGAGAGCCATTATGGATGGTAAAAGAGGCATCGTGAAACTCGGCTCTTCCAAGGATACGCCCAAGATTGATTCCCTGTGTCTCCCTCCCAATTCGGTCATTTGTACAATTCCCATCTGTGAGGGTTGTCTTGGCAATTGTGCGTATTGTGCTGTTAAGTTTGCCAGAGGACACGTCAGAAGCTATAGCATTGAGAAAATCGTCAAACTCGCTCAGAAGTGTATCAAGAGGGGTTACTGTGAAATCCGGCTAACCTCGCAAGATTCCGGTGTATATGGTCATGACCGGGGGACAAACCTTCTTCAACTATTACAGAAACTCGATACTCTAAGCGGAAACCATCGCTTTAGACTGGGCATGTTCAATCCGAATCTAGTTTCGCTGTTCTTGGATGATATGACACGCGTGATGGCTTCAGACCATTATTTCAACTTCTTCCACATGCCCCTTCAATCCGGAAGTAATGAGGTTCTGGCCAGAATGAACCGTCGATATACTGTTGAAGAGTGGGGTAACGCAGTAGAACGCATCCGGAAACAGATTCCACTGGCAACCATTGCTACCGATGTAATAGCTGGATTTCCTGGTGAAACGGACAATGATTTTCATGACACCTTGGCGGCGCTCAAACAATACAGACCTGCTTTAGTGAACATTTCAAAATATGGCGACCGCCCTAACACAAAGGCGTCTATGTCTGATCAGAAAGTTGACACTCAGGTGAAAAAGCAGAGAAGCAGAAAGCTAACGAATTTGGTAGCTAGACTGAACCTTGCTAATCATAGAGCATGGGTCGATTGGACTGGTCCTGTCATTGTAACCCAATATGGCTCAAAAGGTGGACTCATGGGACGCAACCCCTCATATGTACCTGTTATCTTACATAATGAAAACATCGACATAGGTGAGACTGTGAAGGTGAAAATCACCAAGGCGCATAGGACGTACTTATCAGGAAACGTCATTACCTCGGATCAATATTGA
- a CDS encoding MoaD family protein gives MQVRFKPLGTLRRKIGKKEMVLDLNEGATVGDALDEVLEKSEEEVRHIFMTEGKLSGNLILMLNKTSVESLEGEDTKLHDGDEIVLLPHIQGGEGDCNWT, from the coding sequence ATGCAAGTCCGTTTCAAACCCCTTGGTACCCTCAGAAGAAAAATAGGGAAGAAGGAAATGGTTCTAGACCTGAATGAAGGAGCAACTGTTGGGGATGCTTTAGATGAAGTTCTGGAGAAAAGTGAGGAGGAAGTACGGCATATTTTCATGACCGAGGGGAAACTCAGCGGCAACCTCATTTTGATGCTTAACAAGACAAGTGTGGAAAGTCTTGAGGGTGAGGATACAAAGCTTCATGACGGAGACGAAATCGTATTGCTCCCTCATATCCAAGGTGGTGAAGGTGATTGCAACTGGACGTGA
- the gcvPB gene encoding aminomethyl-transferring glycine dehydrogenase subunit GcvPB, with translation MTKDERRYRQAKWDVPLLFEKSTPGQVGHWFPAPEDEIVKELGSVDELVSQKMQRKKRPEIPEISEPQIVRHFTRLSQMNYSVTQGTYPLGSCTMKYNPVINNRCASLSGFANIHPFQDTSTAQGALELMWELEKWLGELSGMDAVTLQPAAGAQGELTGVLLIREYHRCVTEECEQRSEILTPDSAHGTNPASAAMAGFDVVVLPSSDEGLVDTDALKDAVGPKTAGLMLTNPNTIGMFEKDINEIAATVHDEGGLLYYDGANLNAIMGMTRPGDMGFDIVHMNLHKTMSTPHGGGGPGAGPVGVKDKLTEFLPIPRIVRKADDSFDLDYDYPNSIGKVHGFFGNFGVLVRAYSYIYALGADGLKEASKLAVLNANYCARRIEQIKGFNLPYSQEAPRKHECVISAQQMKEDTGVTAMHIGKRLLDFGVHAPTVYFPQIVDEALMIEPTETESKEELDTFIDAMETISKEAYETPEKVKNAPHSTAFRKLDEYRAAHPRTLTLSWRMFQERLSEGKDEE, from the coding sequence TTGACGAAAGACGAACGACGTTACAGGCAAGCAAAATGGGACGTTCCCCTTCTTTTTGAAAAGTCTACCCCTGGTCAAGTTGGTCACTGGTTCCCTGCCCCAGAAGATGAAATCGTTAAAGAACTAGGATCAGTTGATGAATTGGTTTCTCAAAAGATGCAACGGAAAAAGCGTCCTGAAATCCCTGAAATCTCGGAGCCACAGATAGTCAGGCATTTTACTCGTCTCTCACAGATGAACTACTCGGTAACTCAGGGCACCTATCCACTAGGCAGCTGTACTATGAAATACAATCCCGTTATCAATAATCGATGCGCCTCGTTAAGTGGATTCGCCAACATCCATCCATTCCAGGATACATCAACTGCTCAAGGTGCTTTGGAACTGATGTGGGAGCTTGAGAAATGGTTAGGTGAGCTTTCTGGTATGGATGCAGTTACATTACAGCCAGCGGCAGGCGCTCAAGGTGAACTAACGGGTGTGCTGCTTATCAGAGAATATCACCGTTGTGTAACAGAGGAATGCGAGCAACGGTCTGAAATACTCACACCCGATTCTGCTCATGGAACTAACCCCGCCTCAGCTGCTATGGCTGGATTTGATGTAGTTGTACTACCTTCGAGTGATGAAGGATTAGTTGATACGGACGCATTGAAAGACGCCGTAGGGCCCAAAACAGCGGGCTTGATGCTAACGAATCCCAATACTATCGGTATGTTTGAGAAAGACATCAATGAAATAGCAGCTACAGTTCATGACGAAGGGGGGTTGTTGTACTATGATGGTGCAAACTTGAATGCGATTATGGGAATGACAAGACCTGGAGATATGGGATTTGATATTGTTCACATGAACCTGCACAAGACGATGTCTACCCCTCATGGAGGTGGCGGGCCGGGTGCGGGGCCAGTTGGTGTGAAGGACAAGCTTACTGAATTCTTACCCATTCCACGCATCGTGAGGAAAGCAGACGACAGTTTTGATTTGGACTACGATTATCCTAACTCGATTGGGAAGGTTCATGGTTTCTTTGGGAACTTCGGTGTTCTTGTACGAGCCTATTCGTATATCTATGCCCTTGGTGCTGATGGCCTGAAAGAAGCATCGAAACTTGCTGTTCTGAATGCCAACTACTGTGCCAGACGCATTGAGCAAATCAAAGGCTTCAATCTGCCATATTCTCAAGAGGCACCTCGAAAACATGAGTGTGTAATTTCCGCACAACAGATGAAGGAAGATACTGGTGTCACAGCTATGCACATTGGAAAGCGCCTTCTTGATTTTGGTGTGCATGCACCTACCGTATATTTCCCTCAGATTGTTGACGAGGCTCTTATGATTGAGCCAACTGAAACCGAATCCAAAGAAGAGCTTGACACCTTCATAGATGCTATGGAAACCATTTCCAAAGAGGCCTATGAGACACCTGAGAAAGTTAAGAACGCACCACACTCGACTGCATTTAGAAAGTTAGACGAGTATCGTGCCGCTCATCCAAGGACCCTCACACTGTCTTGGAGGATGTTTCAGGAGCGGCTATCCGAAGGCAAGGATGAAGAATGA
- the gcvPA gene encoding aminomethyl-transferring glycine dehydrogenase subunit GcvPA, whose amino-acid sequence MKRNHPYLPITVENKKEMLESIGAKNIGSLFSDIPEKFRLEKKLDLPTSHTEEEVNRRLTALASKNVEPTDGKNFLGAGVDMHYIPAAVPALANRSEFVTSYTSYQAEISQGMLQTLFEYQSLLAEILQIDVVNSSMYDMASALGEAARMASRIKRKRPRFLVPQYMNPNHLTVLETYCESADIEVEKVKQDPRSGLLILDDLESKLDDDVSGVYIENPSYLGVIEEQVDQINRLVHDAGSLLIAGVDVLSLGLIRPPGDYDADIVIAEGQPLGSPVSCGGPLLGIFGCKGGTRVIRQMPGRLVGLTQTKEEPYERGYVLTLVPREQHIRREKATSNICSNQALMAVTAAVYLSLLTPSGLEQMSKTIAYNSNYAAKKLNELDGIVAPAVGSSIWKEFAVRFEDTTAQDVHEGLLERGIHGGTILSDSFLDFGESLLVCVTELHGKQDIDEFVQTVEEYLTEEVA is encoded by the coding sequence ATGAAACGAAATCATCCATACCTTCCTATAACTGTAGAAAACAAGAAAGAGATGCTAGAATCTATCGGTGCCAAGAACATTGGAAGTCTTTTCAGTGATATACCTGAGAAATTCCGGCTTGAGAAAAAGTTGGACTTGCCCACATCACATACTGAAGAAGAAGTAAACCGCAGATTGACGGCACTTGCCTCCAAGAATGTAGAACCAACAGATGGTAAGAACTTTCTGGGGGCTGGCGTAGATATGCATTACATACCAGCAGCTGTTCCTGCTTTGGCCAACCGTTCGGAGTTTGTCACTTCCTACACAAGCTACCAAGCAGAAATAAGTCAAGGTATGTTACAGACCCTCTTTGAGTATCAAAGCCTACTCGCAGAGATTCTACAAATCGATGTTGTCAATAGTAGTATGTATGATATGGCCAGTGCACTTGGTGAGGCTGCGAGGATGGCCTCTCGAATAAAGCGGAAACGTCCACGGTTTCTTGTTCCACAATATATGAACCCAAACCACCTAACCGTTCTGGAAACATATTGTGAATCTGCGGATATCGAAGTTGAGAAAGTGAAACAAGATCCCAGAAGTGGGCTGCTGATACTTGATGATTTGGAATCCAAGCTTGATGATGACGTTTCGGGGGTCTACATCGAGAATCCATCGTACTTGGGCGTTATTGAAGAGCAGGTGGACCAGATTAATAGATTAGTTCATGACGCTGGATCGCTACTCATTGCAGGTGTGGATGTTCTTTCACTAGGTCTTATCCGCCCTCCGGGAGACTATGATGCTGATATAGTGATTGCAGAAGGCCAGCCTCTTGGCTCACCTGTTTCATGTGGAGGACCGTTGCTTGGGATATTCGGCTGCAAGGGGGGAACAAGGGTGATACGTCAGATGCCTGGTCGCCTTGTTGGTCTAACCCAGACCAAGGAGGAACCTTATGAACGCGGATACGTCCTAACACTGGTTCCTAGGGAGCAGCATATTAGAAGAGAAAAAGCAACGAGTAACATCTGTTCCAACCAAGCCCTCATGGCAGTAACTGCAGCAGTATACCTTTCACTTCTTACACCATCCGGTTTGGAACAAATGAGCAAAACTATCGCATACAACTCAAATTATGCAGCCAAGAAGCTGAATGAACTAGATGGGATAGTAGCTCCAGCGGTTGGTTCTTCAATTTGGAAGGAATTTGCTGTCAGGTTTGAGGATACTACGGCACAAGATGTGCATGAAGGATTGTTGGAACGGGGCATTCACGGAGGTACCATTCTTTCTGATAGTTTTCTAGATTTTGGTGAATCTCTTCTGGTTTGCGTTACCGAACTGCATGGAAAACAGGATATCGACGAGTTTGTCCAAACTGTTGAAGAATATCTCACTGAGGAGGTTGCATAG
- a CDS encoding phosphohydrolase produces MNNDKSLDRDAISAGDLLSSDTKAYELYDFLKTSPKIQSYLRAANRMAVSRLGYTDHGPVHAEVATWNALRVFDILDDTFKPNIVAENLGDTDDARMIVLASAYLHDIGMVVHRQEHAISAMQLASPILGPKLDEMYEDPAKAADILSFILHGIYAHDDDTQCLTLEAGITKIGDGCDMTKGRTIVPFQKGKVDIHSVSALAIKDVMLDRGEDRALLITVHMDNPAGVFQVQTILEKKLTTSGLQNQVSIDVVVNGDRLVLTEVKRLFKVQMKEPTDLSVHEKG; encoded by the coding sequence ATGAACAATGACAAATCATTAGATCGTGATGCTATTTCAGCAGGCGATCTTCTTTCTTCAGATACGAAAGCCTATGAACTGTACGATTTTCTAAAGACATCCCCCAAGATTCAATCCTATCTTCGCGCTGCCAATCGAATGGCAGTGTCGCGTCTGGGATACACTGACCATGGTCCGGTACATGCAGAAGTAGCAACATGGAACGCCCTACGAGTTTTTGATATTCTTGATGATACTTTCAAACCAAACATCGTTGCTGAAAACCTGGGAGATACAGACGACGCACGAATGATCGTGCTTGCTTCTGCGTATTTGCATGATATTGGTATGGTTGTTCATCGCCAAGAACACGCGATTTCTGCCATGCAACTTGCCAGTCCTATTCTTGGGCCAAAGCTTGATGAAATGTATGAAGACCCTGCCAAGGCCGCTGATATTCTGAGTTTCATTCTCCATGGGATATACGCCCATGATGATGATACCCAGTGCCTGACATTGGAGGCCGGCATCACGAAAATCGGTGATGGATGTGATATGACGAAAGGCCGCACGATAGTGCCGTTCCAGAAGGGGAAAGTTGACATTCATAGTGTCAGTGCGCTTGCCATCAAAGATGTTATGCTTGACCGTGGTGAGGATCGGGCTTTACTCATCACCGTTCATATGGATAATCCTGCTGGTGTTTTTCAGGTTCAGACTATACTAGAAAAGAAACTGACCACTTCGGGCTTACAGAATCAGGTCTCCATAGATGTGGTTGTGAATGGTGATCGATTAGTCCTTACAGAAGTGAAACGATTGTTCAAGGTGCAGATGAAAGAACCTACCGACCTCAGCGTACACGAAAAAGGGTAA